Proteins encoded in a region of the Hypomesus transpacificus isolate Combined female chromosome 17, fHypTra1, whole genome shotgun sequence genome:
- the LOC124479516 gene encoding alpha-2-macroglobulin-like protein 1, with protein sequence MLFIALVMACALLPTATSRMFNESIYLVTMSSQVVGGSMETLCVHVHKPTEPLSLVVTLQLEQGQLARLLETRVNWGFNYCLPFEVPSVVLETVATLGVSLTGYKDSMSKETKILISTSNVITIIQTDKPIYKPGQKVQFRVVSLTSSFGMYNQKYQTVEIQDPNSNRIAQWLDLSTVSGMLDLSHPTTAEAPLGRYVITVWNEKGQETSTGFNLKEYVLPKFEVTVSLPSVNILDTEVTLTVCGKYTYGKPVQGSVRAEVCRSSFGYQPEGDSNICEKYNLGLTDPSGCATQVVDVTLFRLDQHGYQDVFDVHAELEESGTGVVVKGQGSARFTSFIRDIMFEGVPSYFRPGNLVQGKIKVLRPDFSPAANELVYLILNTDGQSENWTLTTDSSGMVPFSLVTTTWKDPVYLKALLNLEEANFFGPTRIPGYFPAYHYITAFYSKSRSSVSLQGASQRLSCNTDAVILATYFVKGEELDKGQKTLDFFYMVDHCRLSLENRGNLRVPLERVDELAPVAQVVVYTIMPNGVIVADSLDFPVELCLKNKVSLQFSSLQALPGGSVSLMLKAQPGSLCSVRSIDQSVLLLQPGEELNINSLYGLVPLHQLLGYNYKIEDPVSNLCRPEGPLNPFPMQQDLPPPISYRSDVYGVFRSIGMKIMTNSDVQRPFDCTFYSHPVLNAPLGGSADIVPKETLRTFFPETWIWDLVPVGDSGAMTVEKTVPDTITTWASGAFCTSPGGLGLAPSTTLTAFQPFFVSLTLPFSVIRREVFALRATVFNYLSTCIMVKVTVSQSDQFSITSCVDCQYQLCLCANESRTFQWLVTPTALGEVSVKVSAEALTTIVHCGKSLPTVPKMSRIDTVVQTFLVEAEGIPKTDSYNALLCPAAGPVEQTISLQLPADFVIGSAKASLSVLGDLMGRALMNVGSLLAMPFGCGEQNMLQFAPIVYILEYLQSTHQLTTEIKDKAVVFLQGGYQNELNYRHTDGSYSAFGQGDESGNTWLTTFVMKSFGGAQPFVFIDPIHITMAKSWLASLQQPNGCITSVGKLFHNAMQGGVSDDVSLTAYVTAALLELGYNTTDPMVVTCLGCLRTAIANPVDNLYTVALLSYTFTLAGDQDTRRMLITYLDLAAHVTDGARHWERKATSGTGLNSISVEMTSYVLLSLLSGPVMEGFGLDYASTIVFWLVRQQDYNGGFSSTQDSVVALQALAKFGAATYSPGGATTVVVTSGDWRQDFRVDQQNCLLYQEQPLKQVPGEYRIRAEGESCVFVQIALHYNIPPRPDVSAFTLTVEVVDRCQPKPSLILVVNVRYSGHRDETNMVIIDIKLLSGFILDKTSVNPMKASKRVDEKDGHVIIYVEQLKRMETMSYTLVMVEDFPVKNLQPAVVKVYDYYQKSDEGVCEYTSTCASDM encoded by the exons ATGCTGTTCATCGCTTTAGTAATGGCTTGTGCGCTTTTGCCAACTGCGACGTCGCGCATGTTCAATGAATC CATCTACTTGGTGACGATGAGCTCCCAGGTGGTGGGTGGGAGCATGGAGACCCTGTGTGTCCATGTTCACAAGCCCACGGAGCCACTTTCCCTCGTGGTGACACTTCAACTGGAGCAGGGACAGTTAGCCAGGCTGCTGGAGACCAGAGTCAACTGGGGCTTTAATTACTGTCTCCCATTCGAg GTACCATCTGTGGTGCTTGAGACTGTGGCCACCCTCGGTGTCTCTCTGACTGGATACAAAGACTCGATGAGCAAGGAGACAAAGATCCTCATTAGCACCTCTAACGTCATCACCATCATCCAGACAGATAAGCCCATCTACAAACCTGGCCAGAAGG TTCAGTTCCGCGTCGTCTCTCTGACTTCCAGTTTTGGGATGTACAACCAGAAG TATCAAACTGTAGAGATTCAG GATCCCAACTCCAACCGCATCGCTCAGTGGCTGGACCTTTCAACGGTCAGTGGCATGCTGGACCTCTCCCACCCCACCACAGCAGAGGCCCCTCTGGGCCGATACGTCATCACCGTCTGGAACGAGAAGGGCCAGGAGACCTCCACTGGCTTCAACCTCAAAGAATATG TTCTGCCCAAGTTCGAGGTGACGGTGTCTCTGCCCAGCGTCAACATCCTGGACACTGAGGTCACACTGACGGTGTGCGGAAA GTACACGTATGGGAAGCCTGTCCAGGGCTCGGTGAGGGCTGAAGTCTGCAGGTCTTCATTTGGGTATCAACCAGAAGGAGACTCCAACATCTGCGAGAAGTATAACCTTGGTTTGACTGATCCAAGCGGCTGTGCAACACAAGTGGTGGACGTGACTCTGTTCAGACTGGACCAACATGGGTATCAGGATGTCTTTGATGTGCATGCGGAACTAGAGGAGAGTGGGACAG GGGTTGTCGTAAAGGGCCAAGGCAGTGCCAGGTTCACCAGCTTTATCAGAGATATCATGTTTGAGGGTGTCCCCTCATACTTCAGACCTGGCAACCTTGTCCAGGGCAAG ATAAAGGTGCTGCGCCCAGACTTCTCCCCCGCTGCCAACGAGTTGGTCTACCTGATCCTGAATACAGATGGGCAGTCGGAGAACTGGACCCTGACCACAGACAGCAGTGGCATGGTCCCCTTCTCTCTGGTCACCACCACCTGGAAGGATCCTGTATATTTGAAG GCTCTCTTAAATTTGGAAGAAGCTAATTTTTTTGGACCGACACGCATTCCAGGATACTTCCCGGCCTACCACTACATCACAGCCTTCTACTCCAAGAGCAGGAGCTCAGTATCTCTCCAGGGTGCCAGCCAGAGATTATCCTGCAACACAGATGCTGTCATACTCGCCACCTACTTTGTCAAGGGGGAGGAACTCGATAAGGGCCAAAAGACTCTGGACTTCTTTTATATG GTTGATCACTGTCGACTGTCTTTAGAAAACCGAGGGAATTTGCGTGTGCCACTTGAGCGTGTTGATGAGCTTGCCCCAGTGGCCCAAGTGGTTGTGTACACAATCATGCCCAATGGAGTGATTGTGGCCGACAGCCTGGACTTCCCTGTCGAGCTCTGCCTCAAGAACAAG GTGTCTCTACAGTTTTCCTCGCTCCAGGCACTACCTGGAGGGTCTGTGTCCCTGATGCTGAAGGCCCAGCCAGGCTCCCTCTGTTCCGTGAGGTCCATCGACCAGTCAGtcctgctgctgcagcctggAGAAGAGCTCAACATCAATTCA CTGTATGGACTAGTACCGCTCCACCAGTTGTTGGGCTACAATTACAAAATAGAAGACCCTGTATCGAACCTATGCAGACCTGAGGGACCCTTGAACCCTTTTCCCATGCAACAGGACTTGCCACCTCCAATCAGCTACAGGTCTGATGTTTACGGTGTCTTCAGA TCTATAGGCATGAAGATCATGACCAACTCTGATGTGCAGAGACCTTTTGACTGTACATTCTACTCTCACCCTG TGCTGAATGCCCCCCTCGGTGGTTCAGCTGACATCGTCCCGAAAGAGACACTGCGAACTTTCTTCCCAGAGACCTGGATCTGGGACCTGGTGCCTGTTGG agaCTCTGGTGCCATGACAGTTGAGAAGACCGTCCCTGACACCATTACCACATGGGCTTCTGGAGCTTTCTGCACGTCCCCCgggggtctgggtctggctccCAGTACGACCCTCACAGCCTTTCAGCCTTTCTTCGTCAGCCTCACCTTACCGTTCTCAGTCATCCGCAGAGAGGTGTTCGCCCTCCGGGCCACCGTCTTCAACTACCTCTCCACGTGCATCATG GTCAAGGTGACCGTGTCACAATCAGACCAGTTCAGCATCACCTCCTGTGTTGACTGCCAGTaccagctgtgtctgtgtgccaatGAGAGCAGAACTTTCCAGTGGCTCGTCACCCCCACCGCTCTAG GGGAGGTGAGTGTGAAGGTGAGTGCAGAGGCCCTAACGACCATCGTTCACTGTGGCAAGAGCCTGCCCACTGTTCCCAAGATGAGCCGCATTGACACGGTGGTCCAGACATTCTTGGTGGAG GCTGAGGGGATCCCTAAGACTGACAGCTACAacgccctcctctgccctgcag CGGGTCCAGTAGAGCAGACTATCTCTCTGCAGCTGCCGGCTGATTTTGTGATTGGATCAGCCAAGGCTTCGCTCTCTGTCCTGG GTGACTTGATGGGCAGAGCCTTGATGAATGTGGGCAGCCTGCTGGCCATGCCCTTCGGTTGTGGAGAGCAGAACATGCTTCAGTTTGCCCCCATCGTCTACATCCTGGAGTACCTGCAGAGTACCCATCAACTGACCACTGAGATCAAGGACAAGGCTGTCGTCTTCCTGCAGGGTG GTTATCAAAATGAGCTCAACTACAGACATACTGATGGCTCGTACAGTGCCTTTGGCCAGGGGGATGAATCTGGCAACACCTG GTTGACCACCTTTGTAATGAAGTCTTTCGGAGGGGCGCAGCCTTTCGTGTTTATCGACCCCATCCACATCACCATGGCGAAGTCCTGGTTGGCCAGTCTGCAGCAGCCTAATGGCTGCATCACCTCTGTGGGGAAGCTCTTCCACAATGCCATGCAG GGAGGCGTGAGTGACGACGTGTCCCTGACTGCCTACGTCACTGCAGCCCTGCTGGAGCTGGGGTATAACACCACT GACCCCATGGTTGTGACCTGTCTGGGCTGCTTACGGACTGCAATAGCTAACCCAGTGGATAACCTCTAcactgtagccctgctctccTACACCTTCACCCTGGCAGGAGACCAGGACACACGGCGCATGCTGATCACCTACCTGGACCTGGCTGCCCATGTCACAG ACGGTGCTCGTCACTGGGAGAGAAAAGCCACTTCTGGGACTGGCCTGAACTCCATCTCTGTGGAGATGACCTCGTATGTTTTGCTCTCGCTTCTGTCCGGACCGGTGATGGAAGGTTTCGGGTTGGACTACGCATCCACCATCGTCTTCTGGCTGGTCAGGCAACAGGACTACAATGGAGGCTTCTCGTCTACACAA GACTCAGTGGTGGCACTGCAGGCCCTGGCAAAATTCGGTGCTGCCACCTACAGTCCAGGAGGTGCTACTACAGTGGTGGTGACCTCTGGTGACTGGAGGCAGGACTTCAGGGTGGACCAGCAGAACTGCCTGCTGTACCAGGAGCAGCCACTAAAGCAGGTTCCTGGAGAGTACCGGATCAGGGCTGAAGGggagagctgtgtgtttgtccag ATCGCTCTGCATTACAACATCCCCCCTCGTCCAGATGTCTCTGCCTTTACTTTGACAGTTGAGGTGGTCGATAGGTGTCAACCCAAACCCTCCCTCATCTTGGTGGTTAATGTCAG GTACAGTGGTCACCGGGATGAGACCAACATGGTTATTATTGACATCAAACTTCTTTCCGGCTTCATCCTAGACAAGACCTCAGTGAACCCT ATGAAGGCTTCAAAGCGTGTTGATGAGAAGGATGGACATGTGATCATCTACGTAGAACAG CTGAAGCGGATGGAGACCATGTCCTACACACTCGTCATGGTGGAAGACTTTCCTGTCAAGAACCTCCAACCTGCTGTGGTCAAAGTCTACGACTACTACCAGAAAA GTGACGAGGGGGTTTGTGAGTACACCTCTACCTGTGCGA GTGACATGTAA